TGGAACTGGTGCGCATGGGCAACAAGTGGGAGCTTTCCAGCTCCCGCGGCGCGGTGACGGGCTTCCAGATCACCTTGCAGGCCAGGATCAATCCCGGTCGTCAAAGCCTTTCCGACGAAATCGTGCTGGATCTGAACCACGAGCTGCAAAAGACGCTTCGCTTGCGGGTTGTGGGATACTCCCCTTCCCAACCCTGATCCCGGAAATCGCGCTTGGACTCCCCGAAGGTTATCGGAGAGATTTGTAGTCTATGAGGCACTCATGCTGAAGACCCATGCAATTCGGATTTCCGCCCTCCTTCTGGGCAGTCTGGCCCTCGCTGCCGCCCTCAACGGCCTGCGCCCCAAACCGCTACCCTTGATTCGCCCTTCGGCTGCGGAGCTCGCTCTTCAGGTAGGGATCACGCCCGTTCACTTGGACACGGCATGGCAATTCACCCAGGACAAACGGTTCCTGTTCCTGGACGCCCGGCACCCTTCCGTCTACAAACGAGGCCACATCCCAGGCTCCGTCAGCTTTTTCGACATGGAGTTCACCGAGCGAATCAAGGCGTTTCGCGACACGGTTCCTCTGGATCGCCCGCTGGTCTCCTATTGCGACGGGGCCGAGTGCAGATCCTCCGAAATCCTCGCCCAAGCACTGGCGAAGGAAGGCTACAAGTTCGTGTATCTGTTCTTCGGCGGCTGGACGGAATGGAAAGCCGCGAACAAACCCATCGAAACATCCCCCGCCCCGGTTCCGGCACCCGCTGATTCCGACAAGACCTCCGACGCCCAGAAGGGGAACGCCCCATGAATTGGCTTATCCATCTGCGCCTCTTGATCGGCTCGGGTCTGGTCCTTTGGAACTTCGACAAGGCGATGGCCTTGATGCCTCCTGGCGGCATCCCCGTGGCCGGACACGGACTCGTGATCGCCGGGTTTTCGGTGGGTGTGTTGTTGATTCTCGAGTGCGTTCGGCACGCTCCACCGGACAAGACCCGGGTCCTGCTTTTGGCGCGTTTTTTCCTGGGACTCCTTTTCGTGGGAGCCTCCCTGGATAAAATCGGCAACTCGGCGCAGTTTTCCGACACGGTCTTGAACTACCACATCATCCCTTCCCCATTGGTGAATCTGTTTGCGCTGTGGCTGCCGGTCCTGGAGCTCGTGGTCGGAATCATGCTTCTCCTTGGCATCTGGTCTCGACAAGCCTCGTGGCTGGTGGCAGGAATGCTGGTCATGTTCCTGGTGGCGGTGGTGCAGGGCGTGGCCCGCGGGATCGACACCCATTGCGGCTGCTTCACCCAGGAAGGCAAGGGTTCGGCCATTTCCGCCGTGACCATTCTGCGTGACGTGGTGTTCCTGGCGGTCGCTGGAGTGGGGGTGTGGCTGGAACGCGACCTTCCTACCTGGCGGATTTGGAAAACTCCAACCTAGACAGAATCGTTCCGATAAGGATAGACTGGGCGGAGTGAAAACTCCGACCAACGAAAAGCCCAGGATCTGCATCGCCGAAGACGACAACATCAGCCGGATGTTGTTGACCAACATGCTGACCAAGTGGGGGTACGATGTCACCGCCCATTCCGATGGCCAAGCGGCGTTCCAGGAATTGAGCGAAGACGACGGGCCACGGTTGGCGCTCCTGGATTGGGTCATGCCGGGCATGGATGGCATCAAGACCTGCCAACGGATCCGTTCGGAGTTTCCACGGCGGACCTACTACCTGCTGCTGGTCACCTCCAAGACCGATGACGAGGACATCGTCTCCGCTCTGCGCTCCGGCGCGGACGACTACGTATCCAAGCCCTATTCCCCGCATGTGCTCCAAGCCCGCTTGGAAGTGGGAATGCGCACGCTTTCCCTCCAAAGGAGCCTTTCCGATTATGCCAATCGGATGGAGACCCTCGCCGCCGATCGCGCCGCCCAACTCGTGCACGCCGATCGCATGAGTTCGCTGGGAATCCTTTCGGCATCCGTCGCGCACGAAATCAACAATCCCGCCAATTTCATTTCCGTCAACGTCCAGACGCTGCGAAGTTCTTGGCCTTCCGTTGAACGCATCCTTTCCGGAACCGGTACGGAACATGATCGCAAACGCGCCCTCTCCCTGGGTGCGGAAATGCCCGACTTGCTTTCTGAAATGGAAGAGGGCGTCAACCGGATCCGGCGCATCACTTCGGAATTGCGGGCGTTTTCGCGAACCGGCGGCAACGAAGTCTCGCCGGTGGATGTGGGAGCGTGCCTGCAGAAGGCGCTTCGCATGTGTTCCTCGCGCACCAAAGGCTTCGTGGATGTCCGGTTTTCGCCGCCCGAGGCACTGCCCACGGTGCTGGCCGATGCGCTCAAGCTGGAGCAGGTCTTCGTGAACCTGATCCTGAACGCCTCCGACGCGATGGAGGAATCCAAGGTTCGGCAATTGGACATCCTGGTCGTGCAGGAGGCATCTTCGCTGGTGGTGCGTTTCCAGGACTCCGGGCCTGGGGTACCTCCCGACAAGCGAGAATCCATTTTCCAGCCGTTTTTCACGACCAAGCCGATCGGGAAAGGAACAGGCCTGGGTCTTCACATCAGCCGAAACCTGGTGGAAGAGTGCAAGGGCACCCTCACCCTCGCGGAAGCCACGGGATCCGGCGCCTGCTTCGAGGTTCGATTGCCCGTCCCCTCCGGCCAGTGAGCCCGCTGGCCACTTGCGTGGCACCCCCTGGGATGCCACAATGGCCTGTACCATGCGCAACCTCACTCCAGAATCCCTTTCTATAACGTTCGCGCCGTGACTCGCAGGATCCTGATCGTCGACGACGAGGAATCCATCCGCATTTCCCTGGCCCGGCATTTCCGGATGCACGACATGGAAGTGGAAACCGCCTCCGATGGATTGGATGCGCTGGAAAAGCTTTCCCGAACGCCCTATCGCGTGATCATCAGCGACGTCATGATGCCACGCATGGACGGCATCGGCTTGCTGCGCCGGATGCGATCGGAGTACCCCATGACCCGATCCATCATGATCACCGGGTATGTGACCTTGGAGAACGCTCTGGCTTGCCTCAAATTCGGCGCCGAAACCTGCGTCTTCAAGCCGTTTTCAGACCTCTCCGAATTGGACCAGGCAGTTGACGCGGCCTTCGCCTACCACGAGCGTTGGGAGCAGAAACTCCTCCAGTTGCGCGGCATGCGGGAAATGGGCGCATGAGCGAAGTCCAGATCCCAAGGGAACTGTTGGTCGGATTCCTGGACGAGGCGGAAGAATCCCTCGCCTCGGTGGAGCCACTTTTTGTCCAACTGGAAACCCGATCCTTCGACAAGGAGCTGCTGGACCGCATCTTCCGACCCATCCATTCCATCAAAGGGAACGCGGCCTATTTCGGGCTGATGCGCGTGAAGGAAATCTCCCACCGGATGGAATCGGTGATGGAGCTCCTGCGCCAGGGGCGCCGCAAGATCGATCGCGAGACCCTCAGCAGCCTGTTGCGCGGCCTGGACGCCTTGGGCACTCTCTTTTCCAGAGCCCGCCAGGAACAGCCACAGGAAACCCATCCGGACGAGTTCGCACCGCTGTGCCGGGATCTCGAAACCCTGGCGACCCGGTCGGAATCCGTCCGATCCCGGGAAAGCTCCTCCGAATCGGCGGTGCCGCCGGACTCCACCTTTCCCGCCGACTCCACCTTCCCGACCGAGGGCCAATCCCAAGGATCCCGCGAACCAGGCAAGCACCGCGATCGCTCCATGCGCATTCCGGAGGCGAGCATGGACCACTTCCTCGAGCAAATCGGGGAATTGATGGGCCTGGAGGAACAGTTCCGCTACCTGGGCAAGCGCCTGGTGTCCGGAAGCGACTTGGAAGGGGCCACAGCCGACCTGCGGCAAGCCGTGGAGCAGTTCGGGCACCTTTCCACCAAGCTTAGTGGATCGGTCCTGGAACTGCGCCGCATCGAGGCAAGACCTCTGTTGCAGAAAGTCGTGCGCATCTGTCGGGATTTGGCCAATGCCACCGGAAAATCCATCGATCCGGTTATTCAAGGCGAAGACGTCCGCATCGACAAGTCCTACCTGGAGCTTCTGGATGCACCTCTGGTGCATATGGTGCGAAACTCCTGCGACCACGGTCTGGAGCCTGCTGCTGAGCGCATCGCCAAGGGCAAGCCTCCCATGGGGACCGTCGCGGTGAGCCTGTCGGAACTGGACGAATCGGTGGTCATGGAAGTGACCGACGATGGCCGCGGACTGGACCTCGGGGCGTTGCGCCGCAAAGGAATCGAGCTGGGGCTGGTTCGCGAAGATGCTGCCTTCACGGAAAACGACGCGATCCAGATTCTGTTTCGCAGCGGGGTATCCACCGCCACGAGCGTCACGGAAATCTCCGGCCGCGGCGTGGGGATGGACGTGGTCAAACGCGAAATCGAGGGTGCGGGCGGGAGGATCGATGCCAAAAATCGTCCTGGCCTCGGCTGCACCTTCCTGGTGACCTTGCCGCGCTCGGTGACCACGCGGATCACGGACGGATTCTTGTTCCGGTGCGGGACGGATCGTTTCGTGATCCCGATGAAACTGGTGATCGAGACCTTCACCACCGACAGCGCGGTGGTCTCCCGCCTTCCGGAAGGCGGGGAAACCGTCTTGTTCCGCGGCAAGATGCTGCGATTGGTCCAGCCTCTGGATCTGCTGGACACGCCCACCACCCCGGACGGCCCGAGCGTCTTCGTGCGCATCAAGGCCAAGGAAATGGAATTCGTGCTGCGCGTGGAGGAAGTCCTGGGCGTGCAACGGACGGTGATCAAGCCCATGGAGGAATTCTGCCGCGCGGGCGGCCTGTTCGCCGGTGCGGCCCTGGTCGGAGACGGCGGACTCGCGCTGGTGGCCAGCGAAGACGGACTCGCCAACTGGCTGACCCGATAGCTCGCTGCCTGAAGAGCGCTCGAATGGTTCCGACGACACGGAAGCGACGTAGGAGTAGATCATGACCAAGTCCCTCGCGTTCTGCTTGATGCTGGCGATGGCCATCCTGCCGACGGGGTGCCAGGATCCGATCGCTCCCGACGCGGATCCCAATCCCGTCGACACTTCCCCCTGGCAACCCAGCACGGCGAAATCCTTCAAGACCTTCTCGTTCAAGGAACTGCCAGACTCCTGCAAGATCGACGAGTCCAGGAACACCGTTTCCATCAAGGTGCCCTATGGCACCCGTGTGGATTCCCTGACCCCGATCTTCACCCAAACGGGAGTGTCTTGCGTGCCCGCCTCCGGAGTGGCGATGGATTTCACGCGCCCGGTGGTGTACACGCTCACCTCCGAATCGAAGACCACCCGCGCCTACACGGTCTCGGTCCTCGTCACGCCGATGACCCCGAAGGCGATCACCTCGTTTTCCTTTCCGAAAACAAGGTCGGTGGGCATCATCGACACCACCCACCACACCATCGCCATCGACATCCCCGACAGCGTGGATGCACGTGCCCTCAAGCCCACCATCGCGCATTCCGGAAAGTCGATTTCCCCGGACACATCCGCGGCACAGGACTTCTCCAAGCCGATCCAGTACACCGTCACCGCCACGGATGGCCGGGAACAGGCCTACACGGTGAACGCCCGGATTCTGAAAGCCTCGCGCGACGTGAAAATCAATTTCGCGAGCCCTCTGGATCGCGCGGAGGTGGGCGATTCGGCGATCGTGGCCATCGTGGTGTCGTCCACTTACCAGATTGCTTCCGCCTCGGTCAGGGCCGGCAACACCACCATCCCCCTGAGTTACGGAACCTACACCGATCGCGGCTATTCCCAGAAGTCGTGGATGGGGACGTTCTCGCTGCTCGCCTTCCCCAGAGGGCCGCTGGAACTGTTCGCGACGGCGACGGACGTGTTCGGCAACGTTTCCCAAGCAGCACTTTCTGTCAACGTCGACCGGAAGTCGTCTTTGACGATCCTCTCTCCACTGGAAGGAGATGTCGCCAACCCGACGATCCTGGTCCGCGCCTTCGCCTCCGACGACGACCCTTCCTCGAAGACAACCTTGCGCGTGAGCTTCAGCGGTGGAGGCGAGGTCGCCACCGGGAAGGACTCCATTTCACAAACCATCGACCTCTCGTCGGTTGTCGGCCAAAGCATTCAACTGGTGGTATCGGCTTTCGATTCCAAGTCGCAGCAGACATCCGTCTCGCGAACCGTATTCGTCGAACCGAGCCGCAAATACCTTCTACGAGCCAAGGTTCCGGGAGCCATCTGGGATGCCTCGGGAACACGAATCCTTTTCGTGGATCGCACAGGGAAAGTCCCCGTCCTCAAGATCCTGGATACCGCATCGAGGATCGCCCTGACCCTGGATTCCACCGCGGACCTCCTCGGCAACAACGGCTTCCTCGCTCCGAACGGAGCCATCTACACCAAAACACTCCGCTCCACCGCATCGGGTCAGATATTCTACGGGCTGTTCGAATGGAGGAACGGCCACATCTCCAAGATTTCCGACCTCAGCAATCTCCCGTCCTTTCGAGTCACCGGAGATTGGGCGATCTACCACGACGCAAGCGGTCTTTTCCGACGGGATTTGTCAAACGGAACGTCGACCCTGATCGCCTCCAACGCCAGCAGCGGCGAAAATTCCATCGCATTCAATGGATACGTCGCGTACTCGAGCACCCCCAACAACGACGTGTACCTATGGGATGGCAACTCTTCCAAAATGCTCATCCCTCATTCCTCACGGAATCTCGCGTCGCCAGTCACTGACGGAATCAACACTGTCTTCCTCAGAAGAAGCTCGACCAACAGCGGCGACGAGCTCGTTCTCTTCGATGGCACAGCGGAAACGAAACTTGCCGACTCCTCCACCAATCCCTCGACGTTTCCGATGGGATACGCCATCGCTGGCGGCTGGGTCGCCTTTCTCAAGAAGGATCCGTTCAAGACCGAGCAGGTTTGGCGGAGAGTTCGAGGCACCGAAGAGCAGGTCACATTCTTCGCCGCCAACAGTCGAATCCAACTATTGCAGACGGACGGGACCGTGGTCATCCTCTGCAATCAGAAGCGTTATGCGGCCAGACCGGGATCGACCCCGGTGGAAATCGGCTCCACCCTGGGAAAGCCACTGGATCGCGCGGGAAAACTTCTCCTGACCATCGGAGGAACCTTGTTCGAGGTCGCCCCCTAGGAGCGGACGGCTCCACCTCCGCCCCTCGACGCCATCTGGAAATCCGGCTCCTCGCAAATCCCATGGGAGCCATCTGCTCTTGGGTTTTGTGAATCCAACAAAACGCATCGATCCAATTTCCCTGCTCCCCCAAAGGCGCTCCGGTACCTTCGGTATCATCACGGAAGTCTTCGAGATAGGACTCAAAACCAAAGCGTTTGGAGCGGGACCATGAAAAGTCACAAAAGCACGTTTCGGGGCAAATGGCCCCTGATGTCCACGATCGCGATCCTGACAGGTTCCCTGGCCGCGACGTCTTTCGGCTGGTCGGCTTCCGGCACGGTGAAAAACTCCACCGGCAATCTGTCCGGCGTGACCGTCTATGTCAAGAACGTGACTCCCACCGTCAGCGTGGTGACTGGAGCCGACGGCACGTTCAATCTGACCGTGTCCGGAGTCGAGCTGGGAATGGGCCGCAAATCCGCCTTCACCGCCCGGATCGCCCAAAACGACCTGATCCTGGATTGCCCACAGGACGGAGCGCTCGAGCTGGCTCTGGTGGATGGAGCGGGTCGAAAGCTTTGGAACGCCTCGGCCCAGGCCACCCAAGGGGTCGCCCGGGCAACGCTTCCTTCCCAGCTGCGCACTGGCGCAGCGTTCCTGCAAGTCAAGCAGTCGGGCGAGACCTTCGTCCAACCCGTCACGATCGGAGCCAACGGTGCCAGGATCGCCTCGCATCTGTCTGCCCGCGCTTCGGCAGTCGGATCGGTGCTGGTGTTCAAGAAGACCGATTACGATTCCGCCACCTACACCATGACCAGCGATTCGCAGACCGGGATCTCCATCACGCTGACCGCATCCAATCCCACCACCTGCGAGTTGGGCACCACCTTCAAGTGGAAGGACTGGGGCAAGCCCATCGCCGAACCCAAGAACGGGTGGCTGGCCATCAAGGACTTCACCATGGTCCGCTACAACAACCAGTACATCGTCTATATGACCTACACACCTCCAGGCGGCGGTTTCAAGGGCGCCTACATGACCCCCTTCTCCACCTTCGCCGACGCGGCCGCGGCCACCCAGGCCGTCATGCCCAACAACCTCCCCGGCGTCGCTCCGGAGCTCATCTACTTCACGCCCAAGAACACCTGGGTCTACACCACCCAATGGTGCGCCACGGGCTCCTTCTGCTACACCACCGGAAGCGACCCCACCAAGCCCACGAGCTTCGCGGCGCAGACCAAACCGTTGCTCACCGAGAACATCACTCCCAACGCTCCCATCGACCAAGTGGTGATCTGCGA
This DNA window, taken from Fibrobacterota bacterium, encodes the following:
- a CDS encoding DoxX family membrane protein; the encoded protein is MNWLIHLRLLIGSGLVLWNFDKAMALMPPGGIPVAGHGLVIAGFSVGVLLILECVRHAPPDKTRVLLLARFFLGLLFVGASLDKIGNSAQFSDTVLNYHIIPSPLVNLFALWLPVLELVVGIMLLLGIWSRQASWLVAGMLVMFLVAVVQGVARGIDTHCGCFTQEGKGSAISAVTILRDVVFLAVAGVGVWLERDLPTWRIWKTPT
- a CDS encoding response regulator, producing the protein MKTPTNEKPRICIAEDDNISRMLLTNMLTKWGYDVTAHSDGQAAFQELSEDDGPRLALLDWVMPGMDGIKTCQRIRSEFPRRTYYLLLVTSKTDDEDIVSALRSGADDYVSKPYSPHVLQARLEVGMRTLSLQRSLSDYANRMETLAADRAAQLVHADRMSSLGILSASVAHEINNPANFISVNVQTLRSSWPSVERILSGTGTEHDRKRALSLGAEMPDLLSEMEEGVNRIRRITSELRAFSRTGGNEVSPVDVGACLQKALRMCSSRTKGFVDVRFSPPEALPTVLADALKLEQVFVNLILNASDAMEESKVRQLDILVVQEASSLVVRFQDSGPGVPPDKRESIFQPFFTTKPIGKGTGLGLHISRNLVEECKGTLTLAEATGSGACFEVRLPVPSGQ
- a CDS encoding response regulator encodes the protein MTRRILIVDDEESIRISLARHFRMHDMEVETASDGLDALEKLSRTPYRVIISDVMMPRMDGIGLLRRMRSEYPMTRSIMITGYVTLENALACLKFGAETCVFKPFSDLSELDQAVDAAFAYHERWEQKLLQLRGMREMGA
- a CDS encoding Hpt domain-containing protein, encoding MSEVQIPRELLVGFLDEAEESLASVEPLFVQLETRSFDKELLDRIFRPIHSIKGNAAYFGLMRVKEISHRMESVMELLRQGRRKIDRETLSSLLRGLDALGTLFSRARQEQPQETHPDEFAPLCRDLETLATRSESVRSRESSSESAVPPDSTFPADSTFPTEGQSQGSREPGKHRDRSMRIPEASMDHFLEQIGELMGLEEQFRYLGKRLVSGSDLEGATADLRQAVEQFGHLSTKLSGSVLELRRIEARPLLQKVVRICRDLANATGKSIDPVIQGEDVRIDKSYLELLDAPLVHMVRNSCDHGLEPAAERIAKGKPPMGTVAVSLSELDESVVMEVTDDGRGLDLGALRRKGIELGLVREDAAFTENDAIQILFRSGVSTATSVTEISGRGVGMDVVKREIEGAGGRIDAKNRPGLGCTFLVTLPRSVTTRITDGFLFRCGTDRFVIPMKLVIETFTTDSAVVSRLPEGGETVLFRGKMLRLVQPLDLLDTPTTPDGPSVFVRIKAKEMEFVLRVEEVLGVQRTVIKPMEEFCRAGGLFAGAALVGDGGLALVASEDGLANWLTR
- a CDS encoding DUF5018 domain-containing protein; this encodes MTKSLAFCLMLAMAILPTGCQDPIAPDADPNPVDTSPWQPSTAKSFKTFSFKELPDSCKIDESRNTVSIKVPYGTRVDSLTPIFTQTGVSCVPASGVAMDFTRPVVYTLTSESKTTRAYTVSVLVTPMTPKAITSFSFPKTRSVGIIDTTHHTIAIDIPDSVDARALKPTIAHSGKSISPDTSAAQDFSKPIQYTVTATDGREQAYTVNARILKASRDVKINFASPLDRAEVGDSAIVAIVVSSTYQIASASVRAGNTTIPLSYGTYTDRGYSQKSWMGTFSLLAFPRGPLELFATATDVFGNVSQAALSVNVDRKSSLTILSPLEGDVANPTILVRAFASDDDPSSKTTLRVSFSGGGEVATGKDSISQTIDLSSVVGQSIQLVVSAFDSKSQQTSVSRTVFVEPSRKYLLRAKVPGAIWDASGTRILFVDRTGKVPVLKILDTASRIALTLDSTADLLGNNGFLAPNGAIYTKTLRSTASGQIFYGLFEWRNGHISKISDLSNLPSFRVTGDWAIYHDASGLFRRDLSNGTSTLIASNASSGENSIAFNGYVAYSSTPNNDVYLWDGNSSKMLIPHSSRNLASPVTDGINTVFLRRSSTNSGDELVLFDGTAETKLADSSTNPSTFPMGYAIAGGWVAFLKKDPFKTEQVWRRVRGTEEQVTFFAANSRIQLLQTDGTVVILCNQKRYAARPGSTPVEIGSTLGKPLDRAGKLLLTIGGTLFEVAP
- a CDS encoding alpha-L-arabinofuranosidase, which codes for MKSHKSTFRGKWPLMSTIAILTGSLAATSFGWSASGTVKNSTGNLSGVTVYVKNVTPTVSVVTGADGTFNLTVSGVELGMGRKSAFTARIAQNDLILDCPQDGALELALVDGAGRKLWNASAQATQGVARATLPSQLRTGAAFLQVKQSGETFVQPVTIGANGARIASHLSARASAVGSVLVFKKTDYDSATYTMTSDSQTGISITLTASNPTTCELGTTFKWKDWGKPIAEPKNGWLAIKDFTMVRYNNQYIVYMTYTPPGGGFKGAYMTPFSTFADAAAATQAVMPNNLPGVAPELIYFTPKNTWVYTTQWCATGSFCYTTGSDPTKPTSFAAQTKPLLTENITPNAPIDQVVICDDTNCFLFYADDKGNIYRGSMAKGSFPANFTGTKKILSETDPAKLFEAVEVYKIKGQKKYLMIVECGYPRYFRAFTATDLGGTWTPIANTINAATPFAGPKNVTGGWSNDISHGEIVRTGSDEYREIDPCNMQMIYQGLTTGGDYNSLPYKMGHLTRVP